One region of Erwinia tracheiphila genomic DNA includes:
- a CDS encoding putative quinol monooxygenase → MLTVIAEICVRPGRHNAVLEAIKNLLPVVLQEEGCDQYQPLIDHKAQAPWKQHSPDSIFMLEQHQQTEHMEQHRSLIKDDVVEVKIFVLVPIK, encoded by the coding sequence ATGCTCACCGTGATTGCTGAAATTTGCGTCAGACCTGGCCGCCACAACGCCGTGCTGGAAGCGATAAAGAACCTGCTCCCTGTTGTGTTACAGGAAGAAGGATGCGACCAGTACCAACCCTTAATCGATCATAAAGCGCAGGCACCCTGGAAACAGCATTCACCCGATTCGATCTTTATGCTGGAGCAGCATCAGCAAACAGAGCATATGGAACAGCACCGCAGTTTGATCAAAGACGACGTAGTGGAAGTGAAAATTTTTGTGCTGGTGCCAATAAAATAG
- a CDS encoding transporter substrate-binding domain-containing protein, with protein MIKTGCVTLLLMAASGASAQSHLDQVLQSNVLNVCTTGDYRPYSLLRANGRYEGIDVTMAQSLAASLNAQIKWVPTTWKTLMQDFLDKHCDIAVGGISVTLKRQQSAWFASSLGSDGKIPLVRCVDKAQYRTVEQLNRTSVRLIEPAGGTNEAFVRTVLPRASLTLFHDNVTIFQQLVNKKADVMITDASEAQYQQKHYPQLCAVNPQRPMQYGEKAWMLPRDDMSWKLYVDQWLHLSLASGEYQKVAGEWLSSEK; from the coding sequence ATGATAAAAACAGGATGTGTCACGCTATTGCTTATGGCGGCGAGTGGTGCCAGCGCACAATCGCACCTTGACCAGGTGCTGCAAAGTAACGTGCTGAATGTATGTACCACCGGAGATTATCGGCCCTACAGCCTGTTGCGGGCGAATGGGCGATATGAAGGCATTGACGTGACAATGGCACAATCGCTGGCAGCCAGCCTTAACGCGCAAATTAAGTGGGTGCCGACGACCTGGAAAACGCTAATGCAGGATTTCCTGGATAAACATTGTGATATTGCGGTAGGCGGGATTTCCGTGACGCTGAAGCGTCAGCAAAGCGCATGGTTTGCCAGTTCACTTGGAAGCGACGGTAAAATCCCGTTGGTTCGCTGTGTTGATAAAGCACAGTATCGCACTGTTGAACAGCTTAACCGAACCTCAGTACGTCTGATTGAGCCAGCAGGTGGCACAAACGAAGCTTTTGTCCGTACCGTACTGCCCAGGGCCAGTTTGACGCTGTTCCATGATAACGTCACCATTTTCCAGCAGTTGGTGAATAAAAAAGCCGATGTGATGATAACTGACGCCTCTGAAGCACAGTACCAGCAGAAGCATTATCCGCAGCTTTGCGCAGTTAATCCGCAACGGCCGATGCAGTACGGTGAGAAAGCCTGGATGCTGCCACGGGATGATATGAGCTGGAAACTCTATGTCGATCAGTGGCTACATTTGAGCCTCGCCAGTGGCGAATACCAGAAAGTGGCTGGAGAGTGGTTGTCCAGCGAAAAATAG
- the parC gene encoding DNA topoisomerase IV subunit A, protein MSDLTQDGAERRALHKFTEEAYLNYSMYVIMDRALPYIGDGLKPVQRRIVYAMSELGLNNSAKFKKSARTVGDVLGKYHPHGDSACYEAMVLMAQPFSYRYPLVDGQGNWGAPDDPKSFAAMRYTESRLSKYAELLLSELGQGTVDYIPNFDGTLQEPSILPARLPNILLNGTTGIAVGMATDIPPHDLREVAQAAIKLIDSPATTLDELMDIVQGPDYPTEAEIITPRNEIRKIYQNGRGSVRMRAVWKREDGDVVITALPHQVSGARVLEQIATQMRNKKLPMVEDLRDESNHENPTRLVIVPRSNRVDMDQVMNHLFATTDLEKSYRVNLNMIGLDNRPAVKNLLEIISEWLVFRRETVRRRLNFRLEKVLKRLHILEGLLIAFLNIDEVIHIIRSEDDPKPELMARFGISETQAEAILELKLRHLAKLEEMKIRGEQDELAKERDKLQDILASERKMNTLLKKELQADSDAYGDDRRSPLREREEAKAISENELVPSESVTIVLSQMGWVRSAKGHDIDPGGLSYKAGDGYRAAARGKSNQLVVFIDSTGRSYALDPVTLPSARGQGEPLTGKLTLPPGAIMEQVLMESDEQRLLMASDAGYGFVCTFNDLVSRNRAGKALLSLPENAKVMTPLAIQHDDDLLLAITAAGRMLVFPVADLPQLSKGKGNKIVSIAAAQAATGEDKLSWLLLLLSQTSITLHVGKRKLTLRPEDLQKFRAERGRKGTLLPRGLQRIDRVEVDMPEQPDNDNNEA, encoded by the coding sequence ATGAGTGATTTGACGCAGGATGGTGCAGAGCGTCGTGCCCTGCATAAGTTTACGGAGGAAGCCTACCTCAACTATTCCATGTACGTCATTATGGACCGTGCGCTGCCCTACATTGGCGATGGCCTGAAGCCCGTACAGCGTCGTATCGTTTATGCAATGTCGGAACTGGGGCTGAATAACAGTGCCAAGTTCAAAAAATCAGCGCGTACCGTCGGGGACGTCTTGGGTAAATATCATCCGCATGGTGACAGCGCCTGTTACGAAGCGATGGTACTGATGGCACAGCCCTTTTCCTATCGTTACCCGCTGGTCGATGGTCAGGGGAATTGGGGGGCACCGGACGATCCAAAATCCTTTGCGGCGATGCGTTATACCGAATCGCGCCTGTCAAAGTACGCTGAACTGTTGCTCAGTGAGTTGGGGCAAGGGACCGTCGACTACATCCCGAACTTTGACGGCACTTTGCAAGAACCTTCTATTCTTCCGGCACGTTTGCCAAATATTCTGCTGAATGGCACCACCGGCATCGCCGTGGGGATGGCAACGGACATTCCACCGCATGACCTGCGTGAAGTGGCCCAGGCTGCGATAAAATTGATCGACTCGCCCGCCACCACGCTGGATGAGCTGATGGACATCGTGCAGGGACCGGATTATCCGACGGAAGCAGAGATCATCACGCCGCGAAATGAGATCCGTAAAATTTACCAGAATGGACGCGGTTCAGTGCGTATGCGTGCCGTATGGAAAAGAGAGGATGGTGATGTGGTGATCACCGCACTGCCGCACCAAGTTTCGGGCGCGCGCGTGCTCGAGCAGATCGCCACACAGATGCGCAATAAAAAATTGCCAATGGTCGAAGATCTGCGTGACGAGTCAAATCATGAGAATCCGACGCGGCTGGTAATCGTTCCGCGCTCTAACCGCGTGGATATGGATCAGGTGATGAATCATTTGTTTGCCACCACCGATCTTGAGAAAAGCTACCGCGTAAATTTAAACATGATCGGGCTGGATAACCGTCCTGCAGTGAAAAACCTGCTGGAGATTATCAGTGAGTGGCTGGTTTTCCGTCGTGAAACCGTGCGCCGTCGCCTGAACTTCAGGCTGGAAAAAGTATTAAAGCGTCTGCATATCCTGGAAGGTCTGCTGATCGCTTTTCTCAATATCGATGAAGTCATCCATATCATCCGCTCTGAGGATGATCCAAAGCCGGAATTAATGGCCCGTTTTGGGATCAGTGAAACTCAGGCGGAAGCCATTCTTGAACTCAAATTACGTCATCTTGCCAAACTGGAAGAGATGAAAATTCGTGGTGAGCAGGACGAACTGGCGAAAGAGCGTGATAAATTGCAGGATATTCTCGCTTCTGAACGAAAAATGAACACGCTGTTAAAAAAAGAACTGCAGGCAGACAGCGATGCCTATGGTGATGACCGCCGATCTCCCCTGCGTGAGCGTGAAGAAGCTAAAGCGATAAGTGAAAACGAACTGGTTCCCTCAGAGTCGGTGACTATTGTCCTTTCGCAGATGGGTTGGGTGCGCAGTGCTAAAGGGCATGATATCGATCCCGGTGGCCTGAGTTATAAAGCAGGTGACGGCTACCGGGCCGCCGCCCGCGGTAAAAGTAATCAGCTGGTGGTGTTTATCGACTCAACGGGGCGAAGCTATGCACTCGATCCAGTTACTCTGCCGTCAGCGCGCGGGCAGGGTGAGCCGCTGACCGGTAAGCTGACGCTGCCGCCGGGTGCCATTATGGAACAGGTACTGATGGAGTCTGACGAGCAGAGGCTGTTGATGGCTTCCGATGCGGGCTATGGTTTCGTCTGTACCTTCAACGATCTGGTTTCCCGCAACCGCGCTGGTAAGGCATTACTGAGTCTGCCAGAAAACGCGAAGGTGATGACGCCGCTTGCCATTCAGCATGATGATGATCTGCTGCTGGCGATTACTGCTGCTGGCAGAATGCTGGTATTCCCGGTGGCGGATTTGCCGCAGCTATCAAAAGGCAAAGGTAATAAAATCGTCTCGATTGCGGCGGCACAGGCTGCGACCGGAGAAGACAAGTTGAGCTGGCTGCTGCTGCTGTTATCGCAGACATCCATTACGTTGCACGTCGGTAAGCGTAAACTTACCCTGCGACCGGAGGATCTGCAGAAATTCAGGGCGGAGCGGGGGCGCAAAGGCACACTGTTGCCACGCGGACTGCAGCGCATTGATCGGGTTGAAGTAGATATGCCCGAGCAGCCGGATAACGACAATAATGAAGCCTGA
- a CDS encoding 1-acylglycerol-3-phosphate O-acyltransferase, which translates to MLSILRFIVVITYSVLVCVFGCIYCLFSPRNPRHVATFGHMLGRLSLVFGVKVELRKPSGANNFPNAVYIANHQNNYDMITAANIVQPTTVTVGKKSLLWIPFFGQLYWLTGNLLIDRDNRTSAHGTIAELVAQFKKKKISFWMFPEGTRSRGRGLLPFKTGAFHAAMAAGVPVIPVVVSNTHDKIKLNRLKNGLVIVEMLPPVDTSAFADQSVRKLATHCRELMAAKLQELNAEVAAREAAGKF; encoded by the coding sequence ATGCTCTCCATTTTACGCTTTATTGTAGTGATTACGTATTCGGTGCTGGTATGTGTGTTTGGCTGTATCTATTGCCTGTTCAGCCCGCGTAACCCGCGTCATGTTGCCACCTTTGGCCATATGCTCGGCCGTTTGTCGTTGGTTTTTGGTGTGAAAGTTGAATTGCGAAAACCCTCAGGGGCCAATAATTTCCCCAATGCCGTTTATATCGCCAACCACCAGAACAATTACGACATGATCACCGCAGCCAACATTGTCCAGCCAACGACTGTGACCGTCGGTAAGAAGAGTCTGCTGTGGATTCCATTTTTTGGACAACTGTACTGGCTGACGGGCAACTTGTTGATTGATCGCGATAACCGCACCAGCGCACATGGCACCATTGCTGAACTGGTTGCTCAGTTTAAAAAGAAAAAAATCTCGTTCTGGATGTTTCCTGAAGGTACCCGCAGCCGTGGACGTGGCCTGCTGCCGTTTAAGACCGGAGCCTTTCATGCGGCGATGGCGGCGGGGGTGCCGGTGATTCCGGTCGTGGTGAGTAACACGCACGATAAAATTAAACTGAATCGGCTGAAAAATGGGCTGGTTATTGTTGAAATGTTGCCTCCCGTCGATACCTCTGCATTTGCGGACCAGTCGGTGCGTAAGTTAGCCACGCACTGTCGTGAACTGATGGCAGCTAAACTGCAAGAACTAAACGCGGAAGTGGCTGCCCGCGAAGCCGCCGGGAAATTCTGA